Proteins co-encoded in one Streptomyces sp. SLBN-31 genomic window:
- a CDS encoding rod shape-determining protein: MTASLEQLRRCHFAVDLGAARTRVYVKGAGLVVDQPSVAAVNTRTGALIAVGEFAEKMTGRTPHYIRVVRPVSGGTVVDIEMAQRMLRHLLGDKVRRTLRRKPFLRAAACTPHDADPLAQRAAIETLVGLGARRVELVDTLIAAAVGCGLPVERPEATMIMVCGAAATQVAVLSLGSIVTAERIPVGGEAVDHAIVQHLRHEHELMLPSQSVRPLQLALSGNGLTLQGPASTEIHGRDVATGLARSVQVDTAAVRDAIETPLTAVLDGIGRVLRDCPPDLVADLADRGIMMVGGSALLPGLDQMLRAATGMPVAIAERPDVCAVQGLGYMLEGRIEPLVLDPLAT, encoded by the coding sequence ATGACCGCCAGTCTGGAGCAGCTGCGCCGCTGTCACTTCGCCGTCGACCTGGGGGCGGCCCGGACCCGCGTCTACGTCAAGGGCGCCGGCCTCGTCGTCGACCAGCCGTCCGTAGCCGCCGTGAACACCAGGACCGGCGCGCTCATCGCGGTCGGCGAGTTCGCCGAGAAGATGACCGGCCGCACCCCGCACTACATCCGCGTCGTACGGCCCGTCTCCGGCGGCACCGTCGTCGACATCGAGATGGCGCAGCGCATGCTCCGGCACCTGCTCGGCGACAAGGTCCGCCGCACCCTGCGCCGCAAGCCCTTCCTGCGCGCGGCGGCCTGCACCCCGCACGACGCCGACCCGCTGGCCCAGCGGGCGGCCATCGAGACCCTCGTGGGGCTCGGCGCCCGGCGCGTGGAGCTGGTGGACACGCTGATCGCCGCCGCCGTGGGGTGCGGGCTGCCCGTCGAGCGGCCCGAGGCCACCATGATCATGGTGTGCGGGGCCGCCGCCACGCAGGTCGCCGTGCTGTCGCTGGGGTCGATCGTGACCGCCGAGCGCATCCCGGTCGGCGGTGAGGCCGTCGATCACGCGATCGTCCAGCACCTGCGCCACGAGCACGAGTTGATGCTTCCGAGCCAGTCCGTACGGCCCCTGCAGCTGGCCCTGTCCGGCAACGGGCTCACTCTCCAGGGCCCCGCCTCCACCGAGATCCACGGCCGCGACGTCGCCACCGGCCTCGCCCGGTCCGTGCAGGTCGACACCGCCGCCGTCCGGGACGCCATCGAGACGCCGCTGACGGCCGTGCTCGACGGCATCGGACGGGTGCTGCGGGACTGCCCGCCCGACCTGGTGGCCGACCTCGCCGACCGCGGGATCATGATGGTCGGCGGCAGCGCCCTGCTGCCGGGCCTCGACCAGATGCTGCGCGCGGCCACCGGCATGCCGGTGGCCATCGCCGAACGCCCCGACGTGTGCGCCGTCCAGGGCCTCGGCTACATGCTGGAGGGCCGGATCGAGCCCCTCGTGCTGGACCCGCTGGCCACCTGA
- a CDS encoding sensor histidine kinase translates to MSTATTEQDPFVHPALLYGDEREYLAGTVPFVRAALTAGEPVAVAVPAENLRLIRDELGTDADAVRFLDMREVGRNPGRIIPGVLRAFADTQAPGTRVHIVGEPVWAGRTPAEYPACVQHEALINAAFRGREATILCPYDTRALPPEVIADAYVTHPTLLRGGSRAAEESSAYAPEALIARYNEPLPPAPDVPAVRFDAESLSETRHLVTDEGARLGLAPARVQDLALVTAELATNSVVHGGGTGTVRVWAEDGYVVSEVCDKGHLVDPLAGRRPAPREQRGGRGLLLVNLVSDLVRVHTGPEGTTVRCWFAR, encoded by the coding sequence ATGAGCACCGCGACCACCGAGCAGGACCCCTTCGTCCACCCCGCGCTCCTCTACGGCGACGAGCGGGAGTACCTGGCCGGCACCGTCCCCTTCGTGCGCGCCGCGCTCACGGCCGGCGAGCCCGTCGCCGTGGCCGTGCCCGCCGAGAACCTCCGGCTGATCCGCGACGAACTGGGCACCGACGCCGACGCCGTACGGTTCCTCGACATGCGTGAGGTCGGGCGCAACCCCGGCCGGATCATCCCCGGCGTGCTGCGGGCCTTCGCCGACACCCAGGCGCCCGGCACGCGCGTCCACATCGTCGGCGAGCCGGTCTGGGCCGGCCGCACCCCCGCCGAGTACCCCGCCTGCGTCCAGCACGAGGCGCTGATCAACGCGGCGTTCCGGGGCCGGGAGGCGACCATCCTCTGCCCCTACGACACCCGGGCCCTGCCCCCGGAGGTCATCGCCGACGCGTACGTCACCCACCCCACGCTGCTGCGCGGCGGATCGCGGGCGGCGGAGGAGAGCAGCGCCTACGCCCCCGAGGCGCTCATCGCCCGCTACAACGAGCCCCTGCCGCCCGCCCCCGACGTCCCCGCGGTGCGCTTCGACGCGGAGTCCCTCAGCGAGACCCGGCACCTCGTCACCGACGAGGGCGCCCGGCTCGGCCTCGCGCCCGCCCGGGTCCAGGACCTGGCCCTGGTCACGGCCGAGCTGGCCACGAACAGCGTGGTGCACGGCGGTGGCACGGGCACGGTCCGGGTGTGGGCCGAGGACGGGTACGTGGTGAGCGAGGTGTGCGACAAGGGCCATCTCGTCGACCCGCTCGCCGGGCGCCGGCCCGCACCGCGCGAGCAGCGCGGCGGCCGCGGCCTGCTCCTGGTCAACCTCGTCTCCGACCTCGTCCGCGTGCACACCGGCCCCGAAGGAACCACGGTCCGCTGCTGGTTCGCCCGCTGA
- a CDS encoding STAS domain-containing protein, producing the protein MDVPYRVPPGPAPAPRLTVLPLPDGAGLRVGGEVGLATLSQWEGALSRAARDSRPVYRLELSALTFVDVAGTDALAAAAQSLDEGRRIVLQQPPISLRRLLDLFWPGIPTIEVPSS; encoded by the coding sequence GTGGACGTCCCGTACCGGGTACCGCCCGGGCCTGCCCCCGCACCGCGGCTCACGGTGCTCCCGCTGCCGGACGGAGCCGGCCTCAGGGTCGGCGGCGAGGTCGGACTCGCTACCCTGTCCCAGTGGGAGGGTGCGTTGTCGCGTGCCGCGCGCGACTCGCGGCCCGTGTACCGGCTGGAGCTGTCCGCGCTCACCTTCGTCGACGTCGCCGGCACCGACGCGCTCGCCGCCGCGGCGCAGTCACTGGACGAGGGCAGGAGGATCGTGCTTCAGCAACCCCCCATCAGTCTGCGCCGTCTGCTGGATCTGTTCTGGCCCGGCATCCCGACGATCGAGGTGCCGTCGTCATGA
- a CDS encoding ANTAR domain-containing protein — protein MTSAVHTPLGGKPNTLVIDARVEEELAVLTPRGELVHGCTDVLSEALEGLPAHVGRVELDMTEVVFMDTAGLQFLERLGAFGRRRAVPVRSRHWNGQPRRILELAGLNPDAPLRHAAHPVEGEPESPGASAVARERAEQLRELRTEVEQLKQAIASRPVIDQARGVLMAVHACTSEQAWEILRETSQRSNIKLRAVAAAVTAGAEPDGPAPSEELRRALRTAVSHHLH, from the coding sequence ATGACCTCAGCGGTACACACACCTCTCGGGGGGAAGCCGAACACCCTGGTCATCGACGCGAGGGTGGAAGAGGAGCTGGCCGTGCTCACCCCGCGCGGCGAACTCGTCCACGGCTGTACGGACGTGCTGTCCGAGGCGCTGGAAGGGCTGCCGGCGCACGTGGGCCGAGTGGAACTGGACATGACCGAGGTGGTCTTCATGGACACGGCGGGGCTGCAGTTCCTGGAGCGGCTCGGCGCCTTCGGCCGTCGGCGGGCGGTTCCGGTGCGGTCCAGGCACTGGAACGGCCAGCCGCGCCGGATCCTGGAGCTCGCCGGTCTGAACCCCGACGCCCCCCTGCGGCACGCGGCCCACCCGGTGGAGGGGGAACCCGAGTCGCCGGGCGCCTCCGCGGTCGCCCGGGAGCGCGCGGAGCAGCTGCGGGAGCTGCGCACGGAGGTCGAGCAGCTGAAGCAGGCGATCGCCTCACGTCCGGTCATCGACCAGGCCCGCGGGGTGCTGATGGCCGTGCACGCCTGCACCTCCGAGCAGGCGTGGGAGATCCTGCGCGAGACCTCGCAGCGCTCCAACATCAAGCTGCGCGCGGTCGCCGCGGCGGTCACGGCCGGCGCGGAGCCGGACGGCCCCGCGCCTTCCGAGGAACTGCGCCGGGCCCTGCGCACGGCGGTCTCGCACCACCTGCACTGA
- a CDS encoding expansin EXLX1 family cellulose-binding protein: MASRTPHRRPRDRRTALVSVVAVAAAALVVALVVAFRPDGGGAAAATGHTAATAVAGAEQASPSPTPSARKSAFPSPKARTATPSATASTASARASSSPTGAPRAVPASASLAGRIVPGTTRQGVATHYDAADGNGACSFGPSADMMIAAMNTADYETSKACGAYVRVRAASGASVTVRIVNECPGDCAVGQLDLSVQAFARLAAPSTGRIAVSWELVSPAAAGTLSVRYKTGSSQYWCGIQVLGHRNPVARLELRTGNRWLALPRTSYNYFLSEKGSGCGGAVRITDIYGERLTVDGIAVKPNVVQPTRVQFAAH, encoded by the coding sequence GTGGCGTCCCGTACTCCGCACCGCCGGCCCCGTGACCGGCGTACGGCTCTCGTGTCCGTCGTCGCCGTGGCGGCCGCGGCGCTCGTCGTGGCCCTGGTGGTCGCGTTCCGGCCGGACGGCGGCGGCGCGGCCGCCGCCACCGGGCATACGGCGGCCACGGCCGTCGCGGGTGCCGAGCAGGCGAGCCCGTCGCCGACGCCGTCCGCGCGGAAGTCGGCCTTCCCGTCGCCCAAGGCCCGTACCGCCACGCCGTCGGCCACAGCGTCCACCGCCTCGGCGCGGGCCTCGAGTTCGCCGACCGGGGCGCCGCGCGCCGTTCCGGCGTCGGCGTCACTGGCCGGGCGGATCGTCCCCGGCACCACCCGCCAGGGCGTCGCCACGCACTACGACGCCGCGGACGGCAACGGCGCCTGCTCGTTCGGTCCGAGCGCGGACATGATGATCGCGGCGATGAACACCGCCGACTACGAGACGTCCAAGGCGTGCGGCGCGTACGTCCGGGTCCGCGCCGCGAGCGGTGCCTCCGTCACGGTCCGGATCGTCAACGAGTGCCCGGGGGACTGCGCGGTCGGACAGCTCGACCTCAGCGTGCAGGCCTTCGCCAGGCTCGCCGCGCCCTCGACAGGGCGGATCGCCGTCTCCTGGGAACTGGTGAGCCCCGCCGCCGCCGGCACGCTCTCGGTGCGCTACAAGACCGGGTCCAGTCAGTACTGGTGCGGGATCCAGGTGCTCGGGCACCGCAACCCGGTGGCGCGGCTGGAGCTGCGGACCGGGAACCGCTGGCTGGCGCTGCCGCGCACCTCGTACAACTACTTCCTCTCCGAGAAGGGGAGCGGATGCGGCGGGGCCGTCCGGATCACCGACATCTACGGTGAGCGGCTGACGGTGGACGGGATCGCCGTGAAGCCGAACGTCGTACAGCCGACCCGCGTGCAGTTCGCCGCGCACTGA
- a CDS encoding Ig-like domain-containing protein has translation MTAALGLAALLLTACDGGGGGKSDGKQATKSPASVITVKPGTGGAAASPGDKVTVHSSGGRLLDIRVSAPDTDEFGGSLSADGHTWTSSALLAPATKYTVVARAKGADGRTVTRRTTIGTARARGTFVGEYSPEKGATVGVGMPVSVVFNKPVRDRAAVERRLSVATSPHVDGAWSWVKDHSGRDRVDYRPRKFWASGTEVTLRMALSGVDAGGGVYGTQQRVVRFRVGHAVVGTVDTNRKTMTVKEDGKVLRTLPVSSGKPGYETWNGTMVVLEKVPSIRMNSRTVGIFGPEAYNLGSVKWAVRLTPSGTFVHAAPWNAGKFGRVNGSHGCVGMSTSDARWFFGHVHLGDPVTVVHSKDTVAEGNGYGDWNVDWATWRAGSALS, from the coding sequence GTGACGGCCGCCCTGGGCCTCGCCGCGCTGCTCCTGACCGCCTGTGACGGCGGCGGGGGCGGCAAGAGCGACGGGAAGCAGGCCACGAAGAGCCCGGCCTCCGTCATCACGGTGAAGCCGGGGACCGGTGGCGCGGCCGCCTCGCCCGGTGACAAGGTGACCGTCCACTCCTCCGGCGGCAGGCTCCTGGACATACGGGTGAGCGCCCCGGACACCGACGAGTTCGGCGGATCGCTGTCGGCGGACGGACACACCTGGACCTCGTCCGCCCTGCTGGCCCCGGCGACCAAGTACACCGTGGTCGCCCGGGCCAAGGGCGCGGACGGAAGGACGGTGACGCGGCGGACCACCATCGGCACCGCGCGGGCGCGCGGCACGTTCGTCGGCGAGTACAGCCCGGAGAAGGGCGCCACCGTCGGCGTCGGCATGCCGGTGTCCGTCGTCTTCAACAAGCCCGTCCGGGACAGGGCGGCCGTGGAGCGCAGGCTCTCGGTCGCCACCAGCCCGCACGTCGACGGGGCCTGGAGCTGGGTGAAGGACCACAGCGGCAGGGACCGCGTCGACTACCGGCCCCGGAAGTTCTGGGCGTCCGGCACCGAGGTCACCCTGCGGATGGCCCTGAGCGGCGTCGACGCGGGCGGCGGGGTGTACGGCACCCAGCAGCGCGTCGTCCGCTTCCGCGTCGGCCACGCGGTCGTCGGCACCGTCGACACGAACCGCAAGACCATGACGGTCAAGGAGGACGGGAAGGTGCTGCGCACCCTTCCGGTCTCCAGCGGCAAGCCCGGCTACGAGACCTGGAACGGCACCATGGTCGTCCTGGAGAAGGTCCCCAGCATCCGGATGAACTCCCGGACCGTGGGCATCTTCGGCCCGGAGGCGTACAACCTCGGTTCGGTGAAGTGGGCGGTGCGGCTGACCCCGTCGGGCACGTTCGTGCACGCGGCGCCGTGGAACGCGGGCAAGTTCGGCCGGGTCAACGGCAGTCACGGCTGTGTGGGCATGAGCACGAGCGACGCGCGGTGGTTCTTCGGGCACGTCCACCTCGGTGATCCCGTCACCGTCGTCCACTCCAAGGACACCGTCGCCGAGGGCAACGGCTACGGGGACTGGAACGTCGACTGGGCGACCTGGCGGGCGGGAAGCGCGCTGTCCTGA
- a CDS encoding esterase family protein encodes MGLTSRTTVYAMVALAALSVALLVWLWPRLAKPGVWQVLGRLCAIGVTQVTIVAAFACGVNSSYQFFGSWGELFGNVDTAPVGVTQAADQNGDGSVNGISSVHGSLVQPAGNEQLSRVSGLPKGPAAAVGRVESVKIIGKRTGVVDPAFVYLPPQYFQKAYHRMRFPVIVALSGYPGSIFNLAQHLRVSQTAGELQSKGQMQPTIMVMIRPTIAPPRDTECVDVPGGPQTETFLAKDLPEAVRSVYRAGHDASAWGVMGYSSGASCALQLTMRNPHVYTTAAALSPDYKVKDDPTTGNLFGSGLGRQARVDGHDLMWRLANLPAPQVSVLVANSKHGEKGYAETQAFIRAVKAPMRVASILPENGSHNFPTWVREMPAALKWMNAQLTFPQDVVPRHHPRRTTEAGGRPGPGHSPLRAEGTPGRPPATTRR; translated from the coding sequence ATGGGTTTGACCAGTCGAACGACCGTATACGCGATGGTGGCGCTGGCAGCCCTGTCTGTGGCGCTGCTGGTCTGGCTGTGGCCGCGGCTCGCCAAACCGGGGGTGTGGCAGGTGCTGGGGCGGCTGTGCGCCATCGGTGTGACGCAGGTGACGATCGTCGCCGCTTTCGCCTGCGGGGTGAACTCCTCGTACCAGTTCTTCGGCTCCTGGGGAGAACTGTTCGGCAACGTCGACACCGCCCCCGTGGGCGTGACGCAGGCGGCCGACCAGAACGGCGACGGCTCGGTCAACGGCATAAGCAGCGTGCACGGCTCGCTCGTGCAGCCGGCCGGCAACGAGCAGCTGAGCCGGGTCAGCGGACTGCCCAAGGGGCCGGCCGCCGCCGTCGGCCGGGTGGAGTCCGTGAAGATCATCGGCAAGCGCACCGGCGTCGTCGACCCGGCCTTCGTCTATCTGCCGCCGCAGTACTTCCAGAAGGCCTACCACCGTATGCGCTTCCCGGTGATCGTCGCGCTGAGCGGCTACCCGGGCAGCATCTTCAACCTCGCGCAGCACCTGCGGGTCTCGCAGACCGCGGGCGAGCTGCAGAGCAAGGGCCAGATGCAGCCGACGATCATGGTGATGATCCGGCCCACGATCGCCCCGCCGCGCGACACCGAGTGCGTGGACGTGCCCGGCGGGCCGCAGACCGAGACGTTCCTGGCCAAGGACCTGCCGGAGGCCGTCCGGTCCGTCTACCGGGCCGGCCACGACGCCAGCGCCTGGGGTGTCATGGGGTACTCCTCCGGCGCCAGCTGCGCCCTCCAGCTCACGATGCGCAATCCGCACGTCTACACCACGGCAGCCGCTCTGTCGCCCGACTACAAGGTCAAGGACGACCCCACGACCGGCAACCTCTTCGGCAGCGGTCTGGGCCGCCAGGCCCGGGTCGACGGCCACGACCTGATGTGGCGGCTCGCGAACCTGCCCGCCCCCCAGGTCTCGGTTCTGGTCGCCAACAGCAAGCACGGCGAGAAGGGTTACGCCGAGACCCAGGCGTTCATCAGGGCCGTCAAGGCGCCGATGCGGGTCGCCTCGATCCTGCCCGAGAACGGCAGCCACAACTTCCCCACCTGGGTACGGGAGATGCCCGCCGCCCTGAAGTGGATGAACGCCCAGCTGACCTTCCCGCAGGACGTCGTACCCCGGCACCACCCGAGGAGGACCACCGAGGCCGGGGGCCGGCCCGGACCCGGCCACAGCCCGCTGCGCGCCGAGGGCACCCCGGGCAGGCCCCCGGCCACCACGCGACGGTGA